The following are from one region of the Cupriavidus sp. D39 genome:
- a CDS encoding EAL domain-containing protein has product MLVGAVIALCKSLGLHAVAEGVETDAQRMVLDQAGCDSIQGYLVSPALPVEAFIDFVKAHNG; this is encoded by the coding sequence ATGCTGGTGGGAGCGGTCATCGCGTTGTGCAAGTCGCTTGGACTGCATGCGGTGGCCGAGGGAGTGGAAACCGACGCACAACGAATGGTGCTCGATCAGGCGGGGTGCGACTCTATCCAGGGCTATCTGGTCAGCCCAGCGCTTCCAGTCGAGGCGTTCATAGATTTCGTGAAAGCGCATAACGGATAA
- a CDS encoding zinc-binding dehydrogenase, translated as MVTSPDCSAGKANPRSRCPFCRRWMHHFTPTGLTPVIDSVFPLPEASSAHRRMESNLSVGTVVLNLHALLGHGLKCGAKIEEAIADLLVC; from the coding sequence ATGGTCACTTCGCCGGATTGTTCGGCCGGGAAGGCCAACCCCAGATCCCGATGTCCGTTTTGCCGAAGGTGGATGCATCACTTCACACCGACTGGCCTGACGCCGGTAATTGACAGTGTATTTCCACTGCCGGAGGCATCCAGCGCGCATCGGCGCATGGAATCCAATTTGAGTGTCGGCACGGTCGTGCTTAATCTTCACGCCTTGCTTGGCCATGGTCTCAAGTGCGGCGCCAAAATTGAAGAGGCCATCGCCGATCTGCTGGTGTGCTGA
- a CDS encoding LysR family transcriptional regulator: MEALEALDAVDRYGTFATAAESLHKVPSSISYLISRLEEELNVLLFDRSGQRAKLTSTGRAVLEDGRRLLRSASELERRAQSIEIGWESELRIAVDVILPFRALVPHVTDFYRAGHPTRLSFSHEVLGGTWDALLSGRVNMVIGALGDPPNVSGFSACPIGQIQTAFAVAPDHPLAMAPLPLTRSASQRIESSKYTIHRGANLLERWAPWKIRNESLCRVFRQNWKHNLLG; this comes from the coding sequence TTGGAGGCGCTGGAAGCGCTTGACGCCGTTGATCGTTATGGAACGTTCGCTACCGCCGCGGAGTCTCTGCACAAGGTTCCCTCGAGTATCAGTTACCTAATCAGCCGACTCGAGGAAGAGCTCAATGTGTTGCTTTTCGATCGAAGCGGACAGCGCGCGAAATTGACCAGCACAGGTAGGGCAGTCCTAGAGGATGGCCGCCGCCTTCTGCGCTCCGCGAGCGAACTCGAGCGCCGCGCACAATCAATAGAGATCGGATGGGAAAGCGAACTGCGAATTGCAGTCGATGTTATCCTTCCCTTCCGCGCGCTAGTTCCCCACGTGACAGATTTTTACCGCGCCGGGCATCCGACCCGCTTGTCGTTCTCCCACGAAGTCTTGGGGGGGACATGGGACGCGTTGCTCAGCGGGCGTGTCAATATGGTGATCGGCGCACTGGGCGATCCGCCTAACGTGTCCGGCTTCTCGGCGTGCCCAATCGGACAAATTCAGACGGCCTTTGCCGTCGCACCTGACCATCCCTTGGCAATGGCGCCGCTCCCTTTAACGCGAAGTGCATCGCAGCGCATCGAATCGTCGAAGTACACGATACATCGCGGAGCCAACCTCCTCGAACGCTGGGCGCCCTGGAAGATCAGGAACGAATCATTGTGCCGTGTCTTCAGGCAAAATTGGAAGCACAACTTGCTGGGTTAG
- a CDS encoding LysR substrate-binding domain-containing protein: MPCLQAKLEAQLAGLGCGFLPRSVVAHFEALGRLKALEVEEPRQAKRYYAAWNTGDAGNAVNWWVDRLGNADFITDERAKEFMSGV; the protein is encoded by the coding sequence GTGCCGTGTCTTCAGGCAAAATTGGAAGCACAACTTGCTGGGTTAGGATGCGGCTTTCTCCCTCGCAGCGTGGTCGCGCACTTTGAAGCCCTTGGCAGGTTGAAGGCACTTGAGGTGGAAGAGCCTAGGCAAGCCAAAAGGTACTATGCGGCATGGAATACAGGAGATGCCGGCAACGCTGTGAACTGGTGGGTAGACCGGCTGGGGAATGCCGATTTCATTACGGACGAACGGGCTAAGGAGTTCATGTCCGGCGTATAG
- a CDS encoding IS256 family transposase, whose translation MPRKPKATPRDLPTIPKELIDQFVKGPMTAEAVQDAAMAFKKALIERAMGAELGHHLGYLEGAERPEHATNQRNGSSAKTVLTDTGPLRLAIPRDRDGSFAPILIPKHDRRFTGFDDKIIAMYARGMTVREIQAFLVEQYGTEVSPAFISSITDAVMEEVTTWQARPLEVMYPVVFFDALRVKMREDGVVRSKAVYLALGVLPDGTRDILGLWIETTEGAKFWMKVFNDLKTRGTQDILIAVTDGLKGMEQALNAVFPSTTLQTCVVHLIRSSLDYANWKDRRVVAAALKPVYTAATVEAAEAALLAFEQSDWGKRYPPIAASWHRAWDRVIPFFAFPPAIRKIIYTTNAIESINAQLRKIIKTRGHFPSDEAATKLLWLALRNITCKWGSATHDWKAAMNQFAILYEDRFTQPHR comes from the coding sequence ATGCCACGCAAACCAAAGGCCACACCCAGGGACCTTCCGACCATCCCTAAGGAGCTGATCGATCAGTTTGTTAAAGGTCCGATGACTGCTGAGGCGGTGCAAGACGCCGCCATGGCGTTCAAGAAGGCCCTGATCGAGCGGGCGATGGGCGCGGAGCTGGGCCATCACTTGGGCTACCTGGAGGGTGCTGAGCGCCCTGAGCATGCCACCAACCAGCGCAATGGCTCCAGTGCCAAGACAGTGCTTACCGACACGGGACCCTTGCGCCTGGCGATCCCGCGCGACCGCGACGGCAGCTTCGCGCCCATCCTGATTCCCAAGCACGACCGGCGTTTTACTGGCTTTGACGACAAGATCATCGCCATGTATGCGCGCGGCATGACGGTACGCGAGATCCAGGCGTTCCTGGTCGAGCAGTATGGCACTGAGGTGTCGCCCGCGTTCATCAGCTCGATCACGGATGCGGTCATGGAGGAAGTCACCACTTGGCAGGCCCGTCCATTGGAGGTCATGTACCCGGTCGTGTTCTTCGATGCGCTGCGGGTCAAGATGCGCGAGGATGGCGTCGTGCGCAGCAAGGCGGTCTATCTGGCGCTGGGCGTGCTGCCCGATGGCACGCGTGACATCCTGGGCCTGTGGATCGAAACCACCGAAGGGGCAAAGTTCTGGATGAAGGTGTTCAACGACCTGAAGACGCGAGGCACCCAAGACATCCTGATCGCGGTGACCGACGGCTTGAAGGGCATGGAGCAGGCCCTGAACGCGGTGTTCCCGAGCACGACACTGCAGACTTGTGTCGTGCATCTGATACGCAGCAGCCTAGACTACGCGAACTGGAAGGACCGCCGTGTGGTGGCGGCCGCGCTCAAGCCTGTCTACACGGCTGCCACGGTTGAGGCCGCCGAGGCGGCGCTGTTGGCCTTCGAGCAAAGCGACTGGGGCAAGCGCTACCCACCGATTGCAGCCTCCTGGCATCGCGCCTGGGACCGCGTGATTCCATTCTTTGCGTTCCCGCCGGCCATCCGCAAGATCATCTACACCACGAATGCCATCGAGAGTATCAACGCGCAACTGCGTAAGATCATCAAGACCCGCGGGCACTTCCCGAGCGATGAAGCGGCCACCAAACTGCTGTGGCTGGCCTTGCGCAACATCACCTGCAAGTGGGGCAGCGCCACGCACGACTGGAAAGCCGCCATGAACCAGTTCGCGATCCTCTATGAGGATCGCTTCACACAACCCCATCGCTGA